The genomic region CTCCACCGATGCCGGAGCCACCATCAACGTGCTGAGCTCGGTGCGGCACCTGGTGCCAGAACGGCTCAAGCACCTGCTCGAATTCGAATCCTCGGTCAATGACCCAACGGCCCTGCTGCTATTCGGGTTGATCGTGGGGCTGTTCAGCACCTCCAGCGCCGGCGCCAACCTCGAGCAAGCAGCACCTGTAGTAGTGATGCTCAACGGCCTGCGCAGCTTCGTACAACAGGTAGGCGGCGGCCTAGTCATAGGAGCACTGTTTGGCTATGTGGCCAAATTCGTAATCAATGAACTGGCCCACGACAAATCCCAGCTACTAATTGTGGCCATGTCCATTGCCTTTGTAGACTATGGCTGTAGCTACTTTCTAGGCGGTTCCGGATTAATTTCGGTCTACATCACTGGAGTGATGATGACCAACATGATCTACCGCCAAGCCGATATCAACCATGAATCGATTCAGGAGGTGCTGCTGCCCTTCAACACCATGGCTGAGATCTGTATCTTTTTACTATTTGGTCTGCTGGTGAATCCAAGCAGCCTGGTTCCCGCCCTGCCTGTGGGCTTGATAACCGCGGCGGTGTTGATGCTGGTGGTGAGACCAATCAGCGTCTTGATGTTCCAACCCCTCTCCCCCTTCCGCTGGAAAGACAGCGTGCTGATTTCTTGGTGTGGCCTAAGGGGGGCAGTGCCTTTGGCCCTCTCTTACAGCGCGGTCGATCAGATCAACCACCTACGCGGTGTTGACCCAGGCTCCGTCATTGCCCTAGCCCACAACGCCCAAAGCATCGTATTCGTTGTGGTGCTGATCAACCTGCTAGCCCAAGGCCTCACCCTGCCGCGGCTCTGCCGCCGGCTCAACCTGATCTCAGCGCCACCTGAAGCCGTAGGGTGATTGGTGCGTCTTTGCAACTCCTGGACGCCCACCCGTGCGATGAGCAGCAGTCAGGGACTCACCATCGGGGAACTCGAAGCCAATTATTCGCTTTATTGCAAGGCCCTGAGGCTGCTTCTAAAGGAGGGAAAAACCGTAGCCGCCATTCAGCGCACCGTCTGCTGGAGCCGTTTGGAGCAACTGCATATCTGCTTGCCTAGTCGCTATAAATCGCCTGACTATCTCTGCGTTGTGCTGAAGCGCGATCTCGGCTGATCATTCATCCCGGCCCGAGCAGCCCAACGCAAAGGCTCCCATGAAATCGATCTCAGATCCCTTTCTGCGCCGGCCCGTGCTCACCCTGGTGGTGAGTCTGCTGGTGCTGTTGACAGGGCTGGTGTGTTTACCGCTGCTGCAGGTGGAAAACCTGCCGCCGATTGCTCCCAGCCGAGTCACGGTGCGGGCCACCTACCCAGGTGCCGGCCCAGAGGTGGTGGAGCAGGGGGTCACCGCCCTGCTGGAGCAACAGCTCAACGGCCTCGAGCGGCTCGACAGCATCCGCTCCACCAGCTCAGCCAACGGCAGCTCCATCACCCTGGGATTCGAGGGCGGCGACCCCGAGCTCAACCAGATCAACACCCAGAACGAAGTGGCGGTGGTGACTCGCCAGCTGCCAGCACCGGTGGCGCGCTTCGGGGTGCAGGTGCGGCGCAGCTCCGACGACCTGCTGATGATTCTCAGCTTCAGTGCCGATCCCAAGCTCTATGGCGAAACCTTTTTGAGCGGCTGGCTCGACCAGGTGGTGAAAGAGAAGCTGCAGCGGGTGCCTGGGGTGGGCAACGTCACCCTTGCAGGTGGAAATAGCCTGGCCTTCAGGCTCTGGCTCAACCCGGCTCATCTCGAGGAGCGCGGCCTCACCATTACCGATGTGCGCACGGCCCTGCAACAGCAAAACGTGCTGGCTGCCTTGGGTCAAATGGGTGAAGCCCCCAGCCCCAACGGCCAGGAGCTCACCCTGCCGCTGCGCATGGAGGGGCGCCTGCGCAGTCCGGCGGAATTTGAGCAGCTGGTGGTGGCCCGCAGCGCTAATGGAGGCGTCACCCTGCTGCGGGATGTGGGCCGAGTGAGCCTGGGCAGCGAGAGCTACGACACGATCGCCACCAACCTGCAAGGCAGACCAGCGGTAGCCGTGCTGATCAACCAGCGCGACGGCAGCAACGCCATCGCCGTTAGCAAAGCTGTGAATGCAGCCCTCGATGAGCTTGCACCCCAATTTCCGCCCGGGGTGGATCAGCAGTTGATTGTTGATGAGGCCGACTTTGTGCGCGGCAGCATCCAGGGCACCCTCGACAGCCTGCGCGATGCGGTGTTGCTGGTGTTCTTGGTGCTACTTCTTGGCCTTGGCAACAGCCGCCTGGCCCTGATTACAGCTACCGCAGTGCCAGTGGCCTTGATCGGCTCGTTGAGCGTGCTGAAGCTTGCCGGCCAATCGCTCAACACCCTCACCCTGTTTGGCTTGGTGCTGGCCTCTGGGCTGGTGGTGGACGACGCCATCGTGGTGAGCGAGGACATTGGCCGCCGGCTGGAGGCTGGCAAGCCGCCCCTACAAGCCGCCCGCGAAGCCATGGCCGAGCTGGGCGGGGCCGTGGTAGCCACCTCCCTAGCCCTGGTGGTGGTGTTCATCCCGGTGCTGGGCCTGGGGGGCAGCTTGGGCCGGCTGTACGCGCCGATCGCAATCACGATCAGCGGCGCCATCGCCTTCTCCACCCTGAATGCCCTGAGCTTCACGCCGGTAGCCGGCAGCCGACTACTAAACCCCGAGCGCCGCGAACCGGCCTGGTTGCTGCGTTGGATCGACCCGCCGCGGCGCTGGCTCGAGGGACTGGAGGTGCCCTACGAGCGCTGGCTGGCTTGGACTATGAAGCGGCGGCGGCTGGTGATGTCCCTGCTGCTGGCTGGCCTAATGATCACGGGATTCGCCCTGCAAGCCCTGCCCAAGGCCTTCATTCCCCAGGAGGACAACGGTCAGCTGCGGGGAGTTGTGATTCTGGCTGATGGCCTCGGATTGCAGCAGACCCAACGGGTGCTGGAGCAGGTGCGCCAGGTGGTGGCCGACGAGCCGCTGATCACTCGAGCCACCTTCTATGCAGGGCGCTCCTTTGGGGACAGCAGCCCTAATAAGGGCATCTTCTACCTGCGTTTGGCGCCGATCGAGCAGCGCCGTAGCGCCGAGGCAGCTACTCGGGCCGTGGGACAGAGACTCAATGGCGAGTTGCGCCGCCGCATCACCGGTGCAGTGGTACAGCTCAGCGAGGCCCCCTCTGTGCGCGGTTTTAGTGCTGAAGGCGGGCTCGAGCTCGAACTGCTGGACAACAGCAACGGGCAACTCAGCCTCTCTGACTTCGAGCAGCAAGCCCAGGCCTTCATCCGCGCCGCCCAAGCCACCAATCGCTTTGAACGGGTTTCAACCCGCTTTACCGCCGGTGCCCCCCTGGTGCAGCTTGTGCCAGATCGGCTGCAGATGGCCTCCCTTGGGGTGGATCTCAGCACCGTGGTGGACACCCTCGGAGCCAGCTTCGGCAGTGACTACGTCAATGACAGCTTTGAGAGTGACCAGGTGCGCAAGGTAATCGTGCAGCTTGACGGCGCCTCGCGCCGCAGCGCCGATGACGTGCTCGCTCTGCAGGTGAAAACCCGTGACGGCCAGCTGATCCCCCTGGCCCAATTGGTGCGAGTCGAACAAGAAACAGGTCCTACCTCGATCAATCACACCCGGCTGGTGCGTTCGATCAGCATCCGGGCCCTGCCCCGCCCTGGCGTAAGCAGTGGCCAAGCCATGGCCAGCCTGATGGAAGTGCAGCGGCAGCTCGGCGGCAGTACCGAATTGGAATGGGCCGGCCTGGCTCGGGAAGAGTCACGCGCCGGTGGCGGAAACCTGCGGGTGTTTGCCCTAGCGATCCTGGTGATGGTTTTGGTGCTAGCAGCCCTCTACGACAACTTTGCCGACCCCTTGATCATCCTGGTGACCGTGCCCCTAGCCATGCTGGGGGCCATCGGCGGCCTGATGCTGCGGGGCCTGCCCCTGGACGTTTATGGACAGATGGGCTTGCTGGTGCTGGTGAGCCTGGCCGCCAAGAATGGCATCTTGATCGTGGAGTTTGCCAACCAGCGCATGGCCGAAGGACTGGATCTAGACACGGCGATCCGAGGCGCCGCCATCGCCCGCCTACGGCCGATCCTGCTTACGGCCATTTCCTCACTGGCGGGCTTCGTGCCCCTGCTGCTGGCCAGCGGCTTCGGTTCAGGTAGCCGGGTGAGTATCGGCACGGTGGTGTTTTCAGGGCTACTTGTAGCCACCGTCCTCAGCCTGTTCGCGGTGCCGGTGGTTTACCGGATCGTCAAGGGCTGGGAGTTGGGCAACCCTAAGGCTGCTGGCTTTCCTGCACCGTAAGACGGCTGATCAACACCCCCATCACTGCGGCCACATAAAACGTGCCCGCTATGGCGATGGCCACGCTCACCATCTGGGCTTGGGGGCTCTCGGGAATCACGTCGCCGTAGCCCATCGTGGTGAGGCTGACGAAGGCAAAGTAATTGAGTCGCACAAAATTGAGGCCCCACACCGGGCTGCTCTGGCCCATATCCTGCGCCGACAAGTTCACGTTGCTGAAGCTGGCCGGATCAATCGTCTCCAGGGCACAACAGAGCAAGCCTGCTGCCAAGCCGAGCATCAGATAGCCCGCCAGCGCCCCCCGCAACACCACATCCGACACCCGTCGCTCCTGGGCCAGGCCCCTGATTAGGCGGATAGCACTCCAACCGCTGAATAAGGCCCACAGCGCAATCACCGGGATACCGGTGCTGCGCAGCTCCAGCGGAGTGAAATACCAGAGCAGACCAACAGCAATGGCCGCAACTCCCAGCCCCTTGAATAACCGCCGCGGGAGTATTCCGAACTGCAGGCTGCCAGTGGGATTACCCAGGCCCCGGATCATCACAATAGCCATCAGTAGATAGCCCAAGGAGGAAAGACGATTCCAAGGTTGGGGCAGGGTGAAGGTGATCAGCACCAACAGACAGACGATCAGCAGCTGGCCGTAGCTCTGCTGGCGTGGGGGCTGAGCAAGGGGCTTGGGCATGTCCAGGGAGGGCATGGTGGTGGCGACGCGAGAATGGATCAGCGGCAGATCGGGCTCCCGCCTTTGCGCCTGTCACAACTCCCCACTAGTTTTCAGGCTTCAAAAACCTATTTCCCTAGTAACACTACTAGCATCGACCAACAAAAGAATCGCCCCTCTACGTGTACGGCCTGGTAAATCAAGCAATCCAGGACATGATATGTGTGAACCACGGCCAGGAGGCCTGGACCAACGTGCGCCTACGCGCGGAGGTCGCGGTGGACCACTTTGAAGGCATGGAGCCCTATCCCGACGACCTCACCCACCGGCTGGTGATGGCTGCGAGCGTCGAACTGGGTGAATCCCCCCATGCGCTGCTGCGCGCCTTTGGCGAGTTCTGGGTGACGTACACCGCAGCCCAGGGCTATGGCCCGCTGATGGAGATGGCCGGCTCCAACCTGCCAGAGTTTCTACGCAACCTCGACGACCTCCACGCCCGGGTGGGGGTGAATTTCCCCCAGCTGGTGCCGCCCAGCTTCGACACCGAGGAGCCCGAGGAGGGCACCATGCATCTCCATTACCACTCCCAACGCCAGGGCTTGGCGCCGATGGTGATCGGCCTGGTGGAGGGCCTGGGCGATCGCTTTGCAACGCCAGTGCAGGTGGAGCAGCTGGCCTGGCGCAGCGAGGGGGCCGACCACGACGTGTTTGCCGTGCGCTATGAGGATCAGGCTGATCAGCCATGACCTTGGCACCATCGGCGGAGCGTTTCCCCGAGCTGTTTCCGTTCCACCTGGCGGTGGATGCCGACCTGGTGATCCGCCAGCTCGGACCAGCCCTGCTGCGACTGCTAGGCAACCAGGTATGTGGAGCACCCCTGAGCCAACACGTGCAGTGGCTGCGGCCCCGGCTCAGCGAGCCCAGTCTGGCTGGGCTGCACCAACGCGGCTCGAAGCTCACGGTGCTGCAGTTGCTGGATCTGCCGCTACAGCTCAAGGGGCAGGTGCTGGTGGATGGCCAGCATGCGTTTTTTCTTGGCACCCCCGTGGTGCACAAGATGGCGCAGCTCAACGCGCTCGGCATCCGCCTCAGCGACATGGCCCACCACGACGGCCTAGCCGATTCCCTTGTGATGCTCCAGACCAAGGAAATGACCATTGCCGATCTGGTGCAGCGGCGCACCCAGGATCTGGAGCGACTGGCCACCCAGGATGCCCTCACCGGCGTGGGCAACCGGCTGCTGTTTAATCGCGAGTTGCCGGCCGATCTGGACGAGCACCGGCAGACCGGACAGCCCATGGCCCTGCTGCTGCTCGATGTCGACCTCTTCAAGCGATTCAATGATGCCCACGGCCATCTGGCCGGGGATGCCTGTCTCAGGGCCGTGGCCCAACGCCTGGTCGACCTGGCCGGCCGCGGTGGCGATCGCGTATTTCGCTACGGAGGCGAGGAGTTTGCGATCCTGCTGCCACAAACGGGCATCCAAGGAGCCCGGCTGCTGGCCGAGCGGATTGTGCACGGATTCGCCTCCTCCCCCCTGCAACCTGAAGACTCTGACCAGCGCCACTTGATCACGGTGAGCGTTGGCTTGGCTTGCTTTGACCCCAGTGAGCCGCAGGGCCAGCAAAGCCCGGCAGACCAGGAGACCAGCCAAATGGCCACCAACTTGATCTCCCGCGCCGATAAGGCCCTCTATCAGGCCAAAGATGCCGGCCGAAGCCGCTTCGTGAGCCTGGTCTGAGGCGGCTCAGACCAGATCTTCAGTCGAAGCTGTCAGTTGAGAGAATCAGTCGAAGCCGAGCAGGTCGAAAATCTCCCGATCCTTAAGGGATTCGGCCTCCAAGGGCTCGACGTCGTCGAGCATCCGCTGGGCCAGGTTCAAATATTCCTGCTGAACAGCATCCACTTCCGGTGTGCTTTCCATCTCGAAGATGGTGCACTTCTTGAGGCGGGATTTACGAATCGCGTCCACGGTCTTGAAATGGGCCATGGTGCGCAGCCCCGTGCGGGCATTGAACTTGTCGATTTCGTCGGTCTCCTCAGAGCGGTTGGCGATCACACCACCGAGACGCACCTTGTAGTTCTTGGCCTTGGCATTAATGGCCTGCATGATCCGGTTCATCGCGAAGATCGAATCGAAATCATTGGCAGTAACAATCAGGCAGTAGTGGGCGTGCTGAAGCGGTGCAGCAAAGCCACCACACACCACATCTCCCAACACATCAAAGATCACCACATCGGTTTCTTCGAGCAGGTGGTGCTCCTTGAGCAATTTCACCGTCTGACCTGTGACATAGCCACCGCATCCAGTACCCGCCGGCGGACCACCAGACTCCACACACATCACGCCGTTGTAACCCTCAAACACAAAGTCTTCGGGCCGCAACTCCTCTGTATGAAAGTCCACCGTTTCGAGAATATCGATCACGGTGGGCACCATCCTCTTGGTGAGGGTGAAAGTACTGTCGTGCTTGGGATCGCAACCGATCTGCAGCACCCGCTTGCCCAGCTTCGAAAAGGCCGCCGAAAGGTTTGAAGAGGTAGTCGATTTACCGATCCCACCTTTGCCATAAACCGCCAGCACTAAGGCACCTTCCTCGATAGCCATGGTGGGATCAAGGTGTACCTGCACACTGCCCTCGCCATCAGGCTTGGAAGTAGCTGGAGGATTGAGTGTTGTGGTCATTGAAGTTGGGGAAACAGGAAAGATCGGAACTGAAACTCTTAGCTAAATAATTTAGGACCGTAAGGCTTAGTCCTTGACTTTTGGAATCAGTGAAGGAGCGTCAGGGTCACCCCCGCAGCGCGGGCCTGCTATTGCCATCCAACCCATCATGGAGCGAAATGGGCCTTGGCCTCATAAAGGGCTTCGCTGTCGATCAGAGCTAGGCCCTGCTCGCGGGCGTAGGCCTCCGTGTTTTTACGCACCTTGCCCCGCACAAAGAAGGGGATCTTGGCCAGCTCAGCTTCACCATCCGGGCTCCAAACGATCACCCCATCACCGGGAATGCTGGCTGGCGCAGTGTCATTAGCTTGGGGAGCAGCAGTTGCTGTAGCAGTGACCGTGGCCGTGACCGTGGCCGTGGCCGTAGAGGTGGGGTGCTTGGCGGGGGCACTGGCACCCTCTAGGTGGCTGAGGTGCCCATCCACGAATTCAAAATCGTGGCGGAACATGCCGATCAGGTGCTCCTCCAGACCCATCATCAGCGGGTGCACCCAGCTGTCGAAGATCACATTTGCCCCCTCCCAGCCCATCTGGGGCGAAGTGCGCGCTGGCACATCCTGAACGTGCAGCGGCGAGCTGATCACGGCACAGGGGATGCCGAGGCGCTTGGCGCTGTGGCGCTCCATCTGGGTGCCAAGCACCAGCTCCGGGGCCGCCTCCGCCATCGCCGCCTCCACGGCCAGGTAGTCGTCTGAGATCAACGCCTCCAGCCCCAGCTCCTGGGCGGCCGCCCGCACCTCCCGTGCCTGCTCGCGGCTGTAGCTCCCCAGGCCGACCACCTTGAAGCCCAGCTCGCGGCTAGCGATGCGGGCTGCAGCGATGGCGTGGGTGGCATCGCCAAAAATGAATACCCGCTTACCAGTGAGGTAGGTGGAGTCCACCGAACGCGAATACCAAGGCAGCCGCGAGCGCCGTTCAGCAGCGCAGGTGCCGTCGGCTGCGGTTTCAAGCTCAGCGGGCAGCTCCACACCCAGCACCCCGTGCAGCTCCCGCAAAAAGGCGGCCGTAGCGCCGATACCGATCGGCACTGTCTTCACCGTCTGCATGCCGAAGCTGCGCTCCAGCCAGCTGCATACCGGACCCGCTAACTCGGGGTAGAGGCTCACGTTGGCATCAGCCGTGGGGATACGCATGAGGTCGGCCGGGCGAGCCCCCAAGGGCGCCACCACCGCCACATCAATGCCGTAGCCAGCCAGCAACTGGCTGATCTCGCGCACATCGTCGCGGCAGCGGAAACCCAGCAGGCTGGGTCCCAGCAGATTCACCCGCGGCCGCCGGCCCTCGGCACGCCAGCGAGTCGGATCGGGCTTGGGCTCGCCGGGCGGCGGCACCTGGGCCTTGAGCAGGCCTCGCACCAGTTGATAAAGGGTTTCAGCGCCGCCCCAGTTCTCCTTCTTGGAGTAGGCCGGCAGTTCCAGGCTCACCACCGGGATGCCGCCCAGGTCCATGGTCGCCGCCAGGGAGCCAGGTTGGTCCTGGATCAGTTCGGCCGTGCAGCTCTCGCCCACCAGCAGCGCCTCGGGCTGGAAGCGCTCCACGGCTGCAGCGATCGAACTCTTCACCAGCTCGGCGGTGTCGCCACCCAGGTCGCGGGCCTGGAAGGTGGTGTAGGTAACGGGCGGGCGCCGGTCGCGCCGTTCAATCATCGTGAACAGCAGATCGGCATAGGTGTCGCCCTGGGGGGCGTGCAGCACGTAGTGCACCCCCTCCATCGAGGCGGCTATGCGCATGGCACCCACGTGGGGGGGCCCTTCGTAGGTCCAGAGGGTGAGTTCCATGGCTGATTAATGAGACGGGTGGTCAGGAAAAGGAGAGTGCGGCGCGGCGGCGCAGGGAGCGGGCAAACAATTCGGCCAGATCGCCGGCCTGGTCGCAACCATGGATGGGGCTGAATACCAGCTCAATCGACCACTTGGTGGCGATTCCCTCCGCCTCCAGGGGATTGGCCAGGCCAAGGCCACACACCACAAGGTCTGGCCGCTCGGCGCGGACCCGCTCCAGCTGGCGTTCCACGTCTTGCCCCTCGGTAATACGGGAGCCAGGTGGCAACAGGGCCAGCTCCGCATCGAGCAGCTGGCGATCGAGATAGGGAGTGCCCACCTCCACCAGCTCCATGCCGCACTCGCGCTGCAGGAACCTCGCCAAGGAGAGCTCCAGCTGGGAATCGGGCAGCAGAAAAAGCCGCTTACCGGCCAGTAGCTCCCGATGGGGAGCGATGGCACGCTGTCCCCGCTCCACCAGCGGATCGAGCACCTCGGCCACCAGGGCCGGGGCCACCCCGAAGGCAGCGGCGCCCGCAGCCATCCAGGCCCGACTGCCCTCCACACCAAACGGATAGGGAGCCGTAAGCAGCTGGCCGCCGCGGCTCACTAGGGCCCTTGCCGTAGCCGAGAGGAAGGGCTGGGCCAGCAGCACCCGGGTGCCAGGCC from Cyanobium sp. Tous-M-B4 harbors:
- a CDS encoding heme NO-binding domain-containing protein translates to MYGLVNQAIQDMICVNHGQEAWTNVRLRAEVAVDHFEGMEPYPDDLTHRLVMAASVELGESPHALLRAFGEFWVTYTAAQGYGPLMEMAGSNLPEFLRNLDDLHARVGVNFPQLVPPSFDTEEPEEGTMHLHYHSQRQGLAPMVIGLVEGLGDRFATPVQVEQLAWRSEGADHDVFAVRYEDQADQP
- a CDS encoding ferredoxin:protochlorophyllide reductase (ATP-dependent) subunit B yields the protein MELTLWTYEGPPHVGAMRIAASMEGVHYVLHAPQGDTYADLLFTMIERRDRRPPVTYTTFQARDLGGDTAELVKSSIAAAVERFQPEALLVGESCTAELIQDQPGSLAATMDLGGIPVVSLELPAYSKKENWGGAETLYQLVRGLLKAQVPPPGEPKPDPTRWRAEGRRPRVNLLGPSLLGFRCRDDVREISQLLAGYGIDVAVVAPLGARPADLMRIPTADANVSLYPELAGPVCSWLERSFGMQTVKTVPIGIGATAAFLRELHGVLGVELPAELETAADGTCAAERRSRLPWYSRSVDSTYLTGKRVFIFGDATHAIAAARIASRELGFKVVGLGSYSREQAREVRAAAQELGLEALISDDYLAVEAAMAEAAPELVLGTQMERHSAKRLGIPCAVISSPLHVQDVPARTSPQMGWEGANVIFDSWVHPLMMGLEEHLIGMFRHDFEFVDGHLSHLEGASAPAKHPTSTATATVTATVTATATAAPQANDTAPASIPGDGVIVWSPDGEAELAKIPFFVRGKVRKNTEAYAREQGLALIDSEALYEAKAHFAP
- a CDS encoding efflux RND transporter permease subunit, with protein sequence MKSISDPFLRRPVLTLVVSLLVLLTGLVCLPLLQVENLPPIAPSRVTVRATYPGAGPEVVEQGVTALLEQQLNGLERLDSIRSTSSANGSSITLGFEGGDPELNQINTQNEVAVVTRQLPAPVARFGVQVRRSSDDLLMILSFSADPKLYGETFLSGWLDQVVKEKLQRVPGVGNVTLAGGNSLAFRLWLNPAHLEERGLTITDVRTALQQQNVLAALGQMGEAPSPNGQELTLPLRMEGRLRSPAEFEQLVVARSANGGVTLLRDVGRVSLGSESYDTIATNLQGRPAVAVLINQRDGSNAIAVSKAVNAALDELAPQFPPGVDQQLIVDEADFVRGSIQGTLDSLRDAVLLVFLVLLLGLGNSRLALITATAVPVALIGSLSVLKLAGQSLNTLTLFGLVLASGLVVDDAIVVSEDIGRRLEAGKPPLQAAREAMAELGGAVVATSLALVVVFIPVLGLGGSLGRLYAPIAITISGAIAFSTLNALSFTPVAGSRLLNPERREPAWLLRWIDPPRRWLEGLEVPYERWLAWTMKRRRLVMSLLLAGLMITGFALQALPKAFIPQEDNGQLRGVVILADGLGLQQTQRVLEQVRQVVADEPLITRATFYAGRSFGDSSPNKGIFYLRLAPIEQRRSAEAATRAVGQRLNGELRRRITGAVVQLSEAPSVRGFSAEGGLELELLDNSNGQLSLSDFEQQAQAFIRAAQATNRFERVSTRFTAGAPLVQLVPDRLQMASLGVDLSTVVDTLGASFGSDYVNDSFESDQVRKVIVQLDGASRRSADDVLALQVKTRDGQLIPLAQLVRVEQETGPTSINHTRLVRSISIRALPRPGVSSGQAMASLMEVQRQLGGSTELEWAGLAREESRAGGGNLRVFALAILVMVLVLAALYDNFADPLIILVTVPLAMLGAIGGLMLRGLPLDVYGQMGLLVLVSLAAKNGILIVEFANQRMAEGLDLDTAIRGAAIARLRPILLTAISSLAGFVPLLLASGFGSGSRVSIGTVVFSGLLVATVLSLFAVPVVYRIVKGWELGNPKAAGFPAP
- a CDS encoding cation:proton antiporter yields the protein MIATLFAQAPLFAQAPGLNGVPLEGQLLFIGLLFLGTLAISRFSVQIGIPAILGVLLLGLAINIKSLNVSHEQAESLHVFALALLLFYAGLKTDIKTIRGFLEYGLALAVGGVAIATGLLAGLIWLLSSAGGNQLAPGLSNAMPLGAALLIAACLGSTDAGATINVLSSVRHLVPERLKHLLEFESSVNDPTALLLFGLIVGLFSTSSAGANLEQAAPVVVMLNGLRSFVQQVGGGLVIGALFGYVAKFVINELAHDKSQLLIVAMSIAFVDYGCSYFLGGSGLISVYITGVMMTNMIYRQADINHESIQEVLLPFNTMAEICIFLLFGLLVNPSSLVPALPVGLITAAVLMLVVRPISVLMFQPLSPFRWKDSVLISWCGLRGAVPLALSYSAVDQINHLRGVDPGSVIALAHNAQSIVFVVVLINLLAQGLTLPRLCRRLNLISAPPEAVG
- a CDS encoding potassium channel family protein, with the protein product MPKPLAQPPRQQSYGQLLIVCLLVLITFTLPQPWNRLSSLGYLLMAIVMIRGLGNPTGSLQFGILPRRLFKGLGVAAIAVGLLWYFTPLELRSTGIPVIALWALFSGWSAIRLIRGLAQERRVSDVVLRGALAGYLMLGLAAGLLCCALETIDPASFSNVNLSAQDMGQSSPVWGLNFVRLNYFAFVSLTTMGYGDVIPESPQAQMVSVAIAIAGTFYVAAVMGVLISRLTVQESQQP
- a CDS encoding diguanylate cyclase domain-containing protein; protein product: MTLAPSAERFPELFPFHLAVDADLVIRQLGPALLRLLGNQVCGAPLSQHVQWLRPRLSEPSLAGLHQRGSKLTVLQLLDLPLQLKGQVLVDGQHAFFLGTPVVHKMAQLNALGIRLSDMAHHDGLADSLVMLQTKEMTIADLVQRRTQDLERLATQDALTGVGNRLLFNRELPADLDEHRQTGQPMALLLLDVDLFKRFNDAHGHLAGDACLRAVAQRLVDLAGRGGDRVFRYGGEEFAILLPQTGIQGARLLAERIVHGFASSPLQPEDSDQRHLITVSVGLACFDPSEPQGQQSPADQETSQMATNLISRADKALYQAKDAGRSRFVSLV
- the bchL gene encoding ferredoxin:protochlorophyllide reductase (ATP-dependent) iron-sulfur ATP-binding protein, whose product is MTTTLNPPATSKPDGEGSVQVHLDPTMAIEEGALVLAVYGKGGIGKSTTSSNLSAAFSKLGKRVLQIGCDPKHDSTFTLTKRMVPTVIDILETVDFHTEELRPEDFVFEGYNGVMCVESGGPPAGTGCGGYVTGQTVKLLKEHHLLEETDVVIFDVLGDVVCGGFAAPLQHAHYCLIVTANDFDSIFAMNRIMQAINAKAKNYKVRLGGVIANRSEETDEIDKFNARTGLRTMAHFKTVDAIRKSRLKKCTIFEMESTPEVDAVQQEYLNLAQRMLDDVEPLEAESLKDREIFDLLGFD
- a CDS encoding DUF3136 domain-containing protein — encoded protein: MSSSQGLTIGELEANYSLYCKALRLLLKEGKTVAAIQRTVCWSRLEQLHICLPSRYKSPDYLCVVLKRDLG